DNA sequence from the Cyprinus carpio isolate SPL01 chromosome B13, ASM1834038v1, whole genome shotgun sequence genome:
taataacaataataatacatttcttatattgggattaatttatgaaaaaatacaatttacaatgGGTGAAATATTCCCTCACTGCACCCAAACATTCAATTGTTTGTTGAGCATAAAGCATCTGCTCAACAAACAGATAAAGTACAGCACCTGCCTCATGTTTTAACCCCACCAGTGggatttgaaatatttttcttaatgcaaaagTACATCCTTTATGGTAAACTAATAGTCAATGCTTCAAGCAGCTACAATGTATGCTGTCTTGTTTAAAGTTCTCTCTTTTGGATTTGCAGCTCTACTctttaatattgcaatattttctcACATTGAACATAAGCAGCACCAGTTATTTGTTAAACATCTGCGTTTAGCTTGTGCGGATTTGAGGCAGCAAAGGAGAAATAaaacagagagaaacaaagacTTTATTCATTCTCATCTCTCAATATGTTACGCAAGGCTGTGaaaatgcctgtgtgtgtgtgtgtgcatgtatttgtcCCAATTAGTGTTTTCTCTTCCGTTCAACAAACAGAAAGCCATTACCTCCTCACTGACACACATTCAGCTCATTCTTGCATCATCTAATACGTCCCAATTGTATGTTCGCTCATCCATTGTGAATGCGGAAGGATGGAAATAACGGGTTTGAGTTTCAGGGTAGGGTTTAGGATACATAACATCAACTAAGGCATAATATGCATGAAGAGGTTgtaatattagatattttactCTAGTTTCTGTCCCCATCTGCAGTTAAAATCAACTTTACTGTATATGCAACAGAACATTTctatgtaatgtaaaatgcatCCTCTAAGGTCTAACACATCAGTAACTTATGTCTAAGCTTAACTTCACACAGAGGATTTTATCATGAAACAACAGACAGACATCTGTTAATATCCAGTAATCTAGGAGTTCACATCCATGAGCACCTTTTccataaaaacaacaatgacaacatcaataataataatcatatctAGAAAAAGTgtaagaaagagagaagaaaatgatTTAAGAATTTCAGTATCAGTTTACCTCACATACATCAGGGTCAGAGTTAAGGTTAGTGTTAAGTCAGGGTTGAGTTAACCCTAACCCTCACATATATCAGGTCCAATTACATTTCAGAACTCAGACCTTGTTTAAACGTATTAATGACTGTCAGCAGCAATTCCCCCTTTTTCAAATCCATGTGCActtgtctgtgcgtgtgtgtgcatatgtatatAAGCGTGTAATGACTCTTCAGCAGACTGAGCCTGCAGCTTCAGATTCCCCAGGTGTATAAAAATCAGGAACAGGCAGCCCAGAATGAAGAGTCACCTatgaaaagaaacacacacaaaaattatcgCTCATAAAAGCCTTTTGGTTTAAGTTAGTATATATACTTAACATATAACTTTTTGAAAACAGAAAGAAGTGTGTTGCATCATCACACAGTCCACACAGATCTCATTACATCTGTTTTCActaaagtatattcttttaagtatatatttttccCATTACCCTCTTTAAAATGCTGAAGTGTACTAAAATGCTTGCTGtgaattaaagaaatgaatgttaCCTGAACGTTGCGGTTGAGGCTGATGGCCGGGTAGTACATGCCCTCCAGTGTGTTGAAGGCAACGGGCCCCTGTTGCTcatcatttatcaaaaataacaGAATCCCACGAGAGAAATCCAGCAGCACACCCACAGTCGCTCCTTTACTTATTCCTCCATCAGTACTGAGAgaaggagaaaagaaagagagaataaattAAAGATGATGCACTGACCAAATAGAGTGCAAGACTTATCATGTTTGACtcaatatacacatataaaatacaaaactatcatttttcatttaacatttgtgTGTCGTGTGAGCATTTCCTTTAACTATATTATATCCTGTTAGCCTGCTGTCTTAGCCTTGACCTTTTCTCTGCATGTGAATAATATAAACCaacagcaggtggcagtaatgcaTCACATTTTTTATCCACTTGTAGTTTTGCTAATTTCTGCCACATATGAACCACCAGCTCCATCTTTCCATCATATGTAGCTATTCTGTCTAGAACACTCTCAGAGAGCCTTTCAGATATTTTTGCGGTTCACAGAGCCTAAGGGCTGTCACTCAGTCAGGTGTGATTTCTCAGGACACCTATTTCGGTGATATCCCTCAGATAGTAGGGACATTTTCTGCATGTTAATCCACACCTATGGCTCCTTAGAAATAATGTTCAGATCCAATAGCAGATTCTAAAACACCATCTATGCACAGGTAAAGAAGACACTGAAGGTGGGAGAGTATGAAAgacaaaaagaatgaaaacaataaaGCATATTGTTCACTGTGACTGTGTGGGTGAGGGTGTTATTTCTATATTGCCAGCTGATGGTGTGATTTATGAAACTGCAACAGTAGCGTTGTATTTGCAATCTCCAGTGGgtgtattttctgttttgacaGAAAATCATGTTTGCTGGATTCTTCTATGTTGGCATCTCATTCTCATCACAACATTGccaataaatttcacaaatatacattttaaacgtAGTTTATGAGTCATTATGCGACTAAGGACTATTACAATGACATATAgagaatataaatttaattattaaaattagctTCATTCATTGCTTCATTTAAGATATGTACAGCATCCACTCTGTAACCAAGAGCAATAGAGAACATTTGTAATAAGGCGCTTTATTGGACCTTTTTTCCCAagaatttctttatatatatataatataatataatataatataatataatataatataatataatataaatgatgcattttttttttttaaaagtcattgaTATCTACAGTgtaaacattttttgaatttgtaaataaaactaaagattattggagtatgatttattataaaaaactactacggtttttctacttcaaaatttcacatttaattcaatgtgttacttgctgtttctttgtaactgtgtaactgtgaaatttattagcaatttcagagtaaaaattgtttcaacaCCAATTGTTTATCAGTACATGAGCTGGTAGATTTTGCTAAAAACCATGAGCAACATGGTCTTTAATTGGCAATGCTTTGAAAAAGTAATAACACGATGTATAGAAATTCAATTGTTTAAGATTCTCATGATAATCATTTAATGGAGAAGTtgcaaaacacacatgcacacacagacaaatgtaTTCATACCGGTTGGTGTGTGAGTTGTTATGCATGAACCATGAGCGGTTGTTGTCCACATACATGGCCCAGGCTTTATCATCCTTCCCCAGCATCACGTCCTTCAGGACATCAGCCCGGGCGATTCCAAACGCAGGGTCAGGGTGGTTGTCATAGCGATCGATGGTCATCTCCCAGTAGTGCACGCCACGAGAGAAGCCTGTGTTGCCCATTATGACACGGTCGTCGTAACTGTTACACGTCACCGTGAGGTTGTCGTTGGACAAGATGATGTCAGGGTGGGCCGACACAGAGTCAAAGGTGAACCAGGCAACTgcagaaacaacacacacatacacacatacggTCATGAAGGCTGGTTGAGCTTTGATTTACAGTAAGAATAAAAGTCCAGATTAGTTTAAGAACACAGAGACACTGCAAATCAAacttgcaaacacacactcaatctctcactcacacacacaaacaaacatatacaagCAGACAAGAAAGGGTATATGAGGTTAACATAATGATGATGTTCAGGCATTCATACCTGCTGCCAGAGTTTTACTACCAAATGAAGGCAGACTCACTGAAATCaagagaaagagggaaagagCGAGAGAAGGTTGGAGAGATAAAGAAATGTGGAAAAAGCAGAGAAATGCAGAGGACAGAAAATGTAGAGGGGacgaatgagagaaaaaaaagaaagtaacagAATTGGGTACTGAAAGAGAGGAAGGAAAGCAGCAGATCAGGGAAGCTGGACTTATTCAGCACTTACAAGTGATAAACTACTAGAGCGTTAGTACAGTGAACAGCACaatgatattcatttatatagtAACATACAATTAGACATACGATGGTGTACATAAAGACCTTTCAGTGTGACGTCACTGGCACTTTCCATGATAAATGCTCAAATTTCAGTAGtgcaaactaaatattataagaCCTGAttgattttctatttattttaaatgatgattttgcaACAGTGCAACAATGTGTATAATTTACATTAAGCTGTAAAGCCCGACATATGATGAAATAGTcagaaaaaaatccaaattctTGAAAGgtaagaatataataaaatgtaaatgtaaaaaaagttttttgttaagtatcatatttgatacatcaggctttcgTGGCTCATATAGAATGATACAGGAGAATATGGAGATACAAttaaaggaggggaaaaaaacaaattttaataagcaattttattttattctattttaaactGAGCATTTAGAAACTATGTGCAGTTGCTGATGTTTACATGGAAAAAgttaagatgaaattctgatagttTGCAATACAATAATGATTGAGAGTTATACTAATAAAGGTTCCTCAGAATTAAGCCTGAGGTACaatttttgatactttttgatAAATATACTTCCTCAGAATTAAGCCTGAGGTACaatttttgatactttttgataaatatacaataatacaataataatttagttttgaaCAATTTTGATACATACATGCAAAACTAGCTActaattaaattttatgtttaaaactagTTCATCAAATGTAACTGATGTCctaacaacaaaaatgtatgcctctaattcctttaaaaaagacaccaaagtatATCCTATTTGTGGAAACTGCACACTATATTGACATTACTAATAAAAATCTGCTGTATTATTTTGCACTGACATGCTCAAGCTTCCCTGTGCAATAAGAGTGACAGCATTCattagtaagtgtgtgtgtgtgtgtgtgtgtgcaacagtgAGATAACATGTCTTACTCTCTGATGTCTGCATGACAAGCGTTTTGCTGTACTGGCCGACTCCGCTGGAGTTAAACGCTTTAACACGAGATTTATAAGTGCTGTTGAAGCGCAGACCATCCACAGTGCAGATCATCTCTGTACCAACGTACACTTCCTGCAGAATACACATTTCAGTTAGCAAGAACACATGGTTAACAGCCTATGTTTGTAATGGATACCTAGGGTACTGCTTACTGTATACTGCACATTATATACTGCatactacatttttaaacagaaGACATGAAACGATATACAGTACGTGttgtgttaaatttttttaacatttggcaGTCTAATCAAATATTGAATGAAAAAGATGTTCAAAACTCCTTTAATATTACTTTGGGTTTATTGGTCACACTTGAAATGGATGGCCAGATTGAGCACATTGCATTATGGTATATACTGTAGTACCCAACACACAGTGCTCTGTTGTAAATAGCATTATGACAAACAAATAAGTCAATGGCTAGAATCGGAATTACGTACTACCACACTACTCTTACTATTACTGTAGTAAAAGTAGTGTGCTACATCAAATGcacactacttttcaaaatgcACTTACTTACATCAAAATGTGGACATATTGTATGCAGAAATAGTAGTATGTAGTATGCTATGTGTACTCTATTTCCACAGTATGTAGTAGATACACTTTGCATAGTAAGCAAATGTTCTATATGCTGAAGAATATCTTGGGAAAAACACAATGTGATACTGTTGCTAAAAATCGACCCAAAAATGGAGCAAATATGAGAACACATGAACCTGGCTTTCTAAAATAAGTGCTTGGCCTGTTTAGAGGAtagttgagtgtgtgtgtcaatgtgtaGGTTAcaatgtgtgtgtctgagagagagtaTTTCAATggtaatgtgtatgtgtgtgtgtgtgtgtgtgtgtgtggtgtgtgtgtcagtgtgtagGTTAcaatgtgtgtgtctgagagagagtatttcaaataatgacatgggtatgacacaggtattacaaggagagggtggacttatgaggacataacccatgtccccatttttcaaaacacttataaaccatacagaattagtttttttgagaaagtaaaatacacaaagtttcctgtaatgggtagggttggtgtagggcgatcgaatatacagtttgtacagtataaaaaccataacgcctatgggatgtccccacttttcattcacaaaaacaagtcaatgttttgtttgtgtttttttttttttgtggatattttttgTATGGTGTAAGTGTCTTAGATTAATCTCACGTGATTCATTTTATGATCAGAACAGTCAAATCAAATcattacaagatttttttttttggggggggggggggggctaatgtttatttagcaaggatgcattaaattgattaaaagtgatagtatagacttttactgtatgttgttacaaaagctatgttttaaatacagtacatgctgatcttttgaacatcctattcataaaagaaacctgaaaaaattgtaccacaaaaatattaagtagcataacattgataataataaatatttcttgagaagcaaatcagtaaatcagttatggcttctgaaaattcagctttgccatcacagcaataacTGTGATGGAATAAcaggaatatttaaaaatatatttaattagaaaaagaGTTCTTTTagactgcaataatatttcacaatattactgtttttctgcatttttaatctaataaatgcagccttgatgagcataagaacctcttttaaaaacttttatatgcTAGTGTATGTAAAATCACATGAAATTAAATCACAAGGGGCCATTTGTGATGACAAGTTTAAACAATGAGTGACAgtagttgtgtgtgtgcatgcatgcctGTGTGATCctataagtgtgtgtttgtgggtgcaGTGGTCCTCTAATATATAAATAGACTTCTGCAGTGAATCATCTTTAGACTCAAAAATGTGAGATGAGACACCATGTTAGTTGGACTTGACTTGATATAATGGAAATACATGCGTGTCCCACATAACTCATTCATTGAACGTCACTCATTCTGACTGCTCACAGCCAAATGACACATGCATGCTCAACAATATCACTTTATTAATACAATGCACACTGACATCAGATGAGTGTGTACGTCCATGCGTATACGCATTAACAATGTTTACTCAAATGTTTCTTCCTTTATAGCAAAACCTCTTTATCTTGGACAGATCATTGAGTCAGCTGAGCAGAATCATCATATAGTGTTGTCTgttttgagagagaaaaataatactAGACCAAAACAATAATAACGTATGGTCTCTCCAGGATTCCATTTGCTTGAAATAATGCGtcattattattgcaattttgcTTGGTGCTGCGATGAagttaaaatatttgtactggTGTATGATGCAGTACTTTAATCACAAATTTTATCAGTGCTGTGTATTTTCACACATGATTTTGCACAGCTGTAGTTCCATACTGAAAATGAATGTGTGCATTTGAAATGCTGGCTGTTCAATTTAGCTCTAATTTATGAAATATCAAGCTTTCTAGTCTAACACTCTTTTTTACATTCAGCTCAGAGATGTTTTTGATGTGTATCCATAGCAACATGCCCACTCAAACTTCGAACTGTCTGATATCTGGACAATCTGATCAAAAAGAATCTAATAATTCTAATTGCAATACAGCCACTTCAGAATGGCTGAGAGATGCTTTTGAGCAGcagaataattaagattttttaattgagatatctttgaaagaagtctgtaattctcacaaaggctgcatttatttgagaaccaaaaaagcatattaaaatgatttctgaaggaaacttTAAAAAGAATGAAACAGTAATGCATATATAATCTTGAGAATGCAATAGcattgtgtgtactgtatgtgacaCTCACTCTGAACTGGCCTCCATTCCCATCATCCAGTTCTAAAATGTAGCCATCCACAGCAATGGTGGAGAGAGGCGGTTGTTTCCACGACAGAGTCGCACTGTTGGTTTGAGTACAGCACTCCTCCATCTGAAGAATAGGAGCAGCTGGAACTAAACACACAGACGGACCGGGTTATTTTGGGTCCAGTGTTCTGTCTTACTGTGTCATTAAGGAAAACCATGCAAAAAATGAAATggccaatcacacacacagagactcaccCTTCATCTGGACAAAGTCTAACTGCTGTATGGTCTGCAGCAGGGGTCCGCTGTCCAGCGTCAGGTCAAAGTCACTGCTCATGCGAGGGGTGAGAGAGCCCTTCCCCCACTGATTCTCTGTCATATGGACCCGTCTTATCAGAGCATCtgagatctacacacacacagactgtgatTCAGAATATATTACACGGCATTAAGTCAAATTAATTAAGTGTTGCCATTATGTAAATGTATGACCTTCTGTTAATTTAATAAGAATCCTCGGAGCAAGAAACATTTTGTGATTGGAAAAGTTTTGGAAGGCAAAGTGTCATTAAGCAAGAGTGCTTGTATTTGAGGAAAAGTTTTATAGGCCCACacacttttaatgtttttccaTGACCTTTCCATGCCCTTTCCACTAATTTATAAGTTAAATTTCTAGGCAGTTTTAGGCATTTGTATATCAGGTACCAGtctttttttaatctcagtgaATTGTACAAAAGTCTTCACTATGGTCCTCAACAGACCAGTGATGTCACATTGGCTTCCAACCAGTTTTGCACAACACTCACAaagattaatataataacatcTAGTATAGATATTAAAGTTCTTGCCCCGACAATTATTTTCATCTTATGGTTGATAcataaaggcaaaaataaaatgtatatatatatatagtattattatattatgtaaaaaatataaaactatttttttataaataaataaaaaatgagacactataaattaaaatcaaaattattttaaaaatattcaagtgAATGTAGACATCACCAAACTATAGAGTATGAAATAATGGCTGAtgactattattttaataataattttatcatttcatttttataactATGGAGTATGAAATAATGGCTGATGactattcttttaataataatttaatcatttaatttgtataattactattatttcattatttttcaaattgtttatttctcaaataaaaacactattttgtataaataaaaaaaatatattattttaaataataattttatcatttaatttttaaaactagagtatgaaataattaataaattattagtgtttttaaaaattaccttaaataagtgctataaaaataaaaggtaatacaaataaaatcaaaactgattaaatgagcatgcacaaaccggccaatacagaaaaaataaatatggcacCAATAAATATGTTTCACCCCAATATCTAAACAATGTAATATTTTAGAGCAGAGCAAAGCTTGAGAAAAACACTCTGATGAAGGACTCCACTGAATGATGAGAATTTCAGAGAAGTAGTCCAGTCTTTGGAAATCCAATTTGCTTTACATCAAACTGATTTGGATCTTGGTACACCCTTAAAATGGATCTCATGAATACCCATCCATTAAAAGTTTGGTCTTTCTCTAGTGTATAAACATCCTAACTTTCCAGCCCATGTCAGCAGATGAGGTTCATTAGTGCGATATTAAAAGGGTCAAGGACCTGCAGGAAGCCACTGGGGTCATTTTCTTTGATAACTTCCAGACAGTATTCCATTAATCCTGTGGTCTGCCTCAACTTCACCGTGCAGTGGGATATCTGATCACGAACCACCTGAGACAAAAAGGAGATAAAGAGGCAGAAAGTCAGAGAAAGAAAATTAATTCACGATAACTGTTCTATGGCTGGGTTGCTAGGCAACAGCAGGACCAATAGTCTGCATCCTCTCTGAGCAGCAAACACATCACCGAccttttgcaaaaaaacattttaaaatccattcGCACTTCATGACTGCATATTTCAATGGACGAATGTATGTGTCAGTGTGTGCCTCTCCAACTTCTATTTAAACCTAGCGGCACATCTCTTTTACGTGACGCACAACAAgtacacactaatacacacatcCTCCAAAGCTGTAGACGGTCTCAGAGAGCATCTAACCACACTGAATGATTCAAACATAAAACACTTCACACAAGAGCCATTCAAATCCAAACAGTTTGAGACAGAACCAGACAGATCTGAAGAACTGCAGTCTCATCACGCAGAGCCTCTGGTCAAAACTAGAACCCCAACATCTTTGTAACCATGGGAACAAGCCTGTGGCACCATGGAGACAAGAAGGCAGAATAGGCCGATATAAGAtgccagcaaaaaaaataaaataaataaatctcacacACTACTAACAGCAGGGGAGACCAGGACAATTTTAACAGTATATTTTCCTTCACAACTCACAGACAAATATTTGTGACATCTTTCAATGGAAGAAACATTTATATATGCCAAAAGTAACAGTACCACTAACTGACTTACTGCTAAAAGTAGACCACAATTGAATTGAACTAAAAACTATAATGGAGGAAGCATCATTATAGATTacgaattattatatattttggccaaaagcaagagtttaaatttaaaatgccttaatgatggatatctttcttacaaacacacagtgttAATGTATAGACTGGAgttgtgttgattacttgtggattattgtgatgtttttatcagctgtttgtaccctcattttgacggcacccatttactgcaaaggatccactggtgagcaagtcattttgtcatttaattggaaaaaagggggggtgggggggtggatTAAATATTATAGAAAACTTTAAAGAAATGCTAAGCAATAAAAGCACCTCAAATATGCAACTCAACTTTTACATTTCAATCCGGACACGTCATTTCACAACTACCCACTGAAAGACAAAAACAGGGTCATGTTAGCGCATTATAAGAGATTAGACTTATAAGTGACTATAATTCTTGAGACTGTTTAAAAGCACACTGATTTTACATTTGGTTACTTGCCATTTCACAGCTGCATTTCAACTAAAGAGAATTGCAGCACATTAAATAGACGCAGTCTCACTGGAGCAGCCTGGGATTCAGAGTCTTATTCAAGGACACAAAGACTTGAGGTTAAACCTAATATCTCTGTGTTAATAGCCCATATTTTTAACCATTAAGCTGCATTCCCCTCATGATAGAAAACCTTTTCATATGGCATAGAAGCTTGGGCAAGAAACAGGCTGTTTTGACACACAAACAATGACTGCTGATTAGCCCTGCTGCCTGAAGCATGACACTATCCTGAATCCAACTTTGGCAGAAAAGagatttaatgaatttttaatggGGAAATAGAAAATATCTTCAGTGCCCAGTCATCTGTTGCCCTATTACAGAAATGTGTGGAGATTTCCATGAATATtagtcaataaaataaacactaaactaaattctatcatcattttaCCCTTATGTTATTCCATTACCTATACCTCTAAGACTttgttttttctgtggaacacagaggaagatattttgaagaattttgataacaaaacatttttattcctaTTGActcatttttgtccatacaatggaagtcaatgggaaccaaaactgtttatttgtccatacaatggaagtcaatttTCCATTTATTCCATTGATTTATCTTACAGTGTATAATTCTTgtcacatttatataaaacaaatggcATATTGTATTTATCTTACAGACAAACTTCCACTGTGTTGGGGGTGTTTTGTGTGCCTGTGCTTACTAAGAGTTTGTGTTCATGTTCTTTGGTTACTCTGCTGAGAAGCTGAGCTTTCCTGCGGTTGAGAGCTTCAATCAGGGCATCACACTGGGCAACCAAACATGCCTCGAATTCAACTCCATTCTCCTGAAACACAAGGTGAGGAAAGAATCAGATCATTAACGTTGATACAGCACCGTATCAGgtgtgtgtatgagtgcataAGTGTATGTCACTGTTGTACCTGTATGTGTTGTACCATATTTCTGAGCTGCACCAGGAACTCTTTGGCCTCTGTGGCCCGATCAGACAGAACATTCAGTGCTTGAGAGAGCTGTCCCTGGAAACATAAAGACAAAAGGGGAGAGTGAGATGTGAGAAGATATAGGAACTATATATAAAGAGCAATTGAATTTTACTAACCTAATTTTACTAAAGCTTTAGTAATGCATGGATTTAGGTTATGTGTGGACCTTTCTAAAGCTTTTTGGGTAAATCAGTTCCAAAATTCTAACAACAGCCTTGAAATTGGGAAAATTTCTGTTTCTGtctgaaatattcattttgtgagtaaaaaaaaaaaaggttattaataataataataatttcaattttatgttttttttttgtttgttttagtacaATACAATACTATTCAGTAGttcaaagttatttaaaataacaatatattttaaagtgcaatttattcctgtgatgacaaatctgaattttcagcagccattactcaagtatTCAGTGTTCAAaaatcacatgattcttcagaaataattctgatatgccgatttggtgctcaaaaacatttcttattattttcaatgttaaaaacagtagttccatttaatatttttttttggaaaccatgatacatttttcaggattttattaatgaatgtaaagtttaaaagcttttttttcttttttttttcttttgacatttatttgacttttttgtaacaatgcaaaagtctttactgctacttttgatcaactgaatgcatttaagctgaataaaataagtaattctttaaaaaaaaattaaactcttactgtccccaaacttttgaacagtactatATACTATGTAAATGGtgatatttttcagcattttatttataaatgacacTTTATTAGATTTAAGATCATAAAGAGAtccaatatttaattaaaatgacatcattttttatcattactataataaatgtttttcctgTACTCTCAACACTTTGTTTAACACAGCTTAACATTCTGTTGAATCTGCTGCAACAGGGAATCAGTGATGtacatgaaatgtgtttatgctagAAAGTTGAGTTGAgcgaggaagtgacatcatttgtgAGAGGTTAGTCATTAAATCTGTCATTTAAAGAGTGGGTGAGAGAATAGGAAGAGGAGTGAacgtgtgtacagtatgtgtgtgcgtcAGGCACAGTGGAAGGATGTTGCTTTAGAGTCGGGAAAATATCCCATTATAAATGTTCTCACATTGCTATGACAACCATCTGCCAAGAGACCTCCACTTTCATTTGTGGTCTGTTCTCAAACGAGGAACAAAAATGAGAGAACAAGGAATGAAACAGTGCTCCAAATTTTATTCTATGGTCTACATACTACATCACAGCCATATACACTACAACATTACGCTCTAGAACGTTACCAACTATAGCCATATGACAGCCTCACACACTAAAGGCCAGCACATTACAGCACTATTGAACTTGACTATAAATCTTTAGCAATGTATAAACCAGTTCCAAAACCAAATGACAGCCTTTTCACTGGAAGTCAaacaatttgtttataatttggtGAACTGTAAGTAAAATCcgaaaagtctgtaaaataatcatgcaaaattattaaaaaatacaaaatattctataTATGGCAATGTTATATCTGACAtttaggggaagtcatggcctagtagttagagagtttgactcctaaccctaaggttgtgggttcaagtcttgggccggcaataccacgactgaggtacccttgggcaaggcaccgaacctccgACTGAggtccccgggtgccgcagcataaca
Encoded proteins:
- the LOC109111366 gene encoding E3 ubiquitin-protein ligase TRIM9 isoform X2, whose protein sequence is MDEMEEELKCPVCGSFFREPIILPCSHNICLACARNILVQTPEAESPQSSRASGSGVSDYDYLELDKMSLYSETDSGYGSYGGFVSAPTTPCQKSPNGVRVFPPTVPPPPLAQHHLLPHTGVLPPVPRNSCLTCPQCHRSLTLDDRGLRGFPKNRVLEGVVDRYQQSKAAALKCQLCEKSPREATVMCEQCDVFYCDPCRLRCHPPRGPLAKHRLVPPAQGRISRRTSPRKISTCTEHELENLSMYCVQCKTPVCYQCLEDGKHSTHEVKALGAMWKLHKGQLSQALNVLSDRATEAKEFLVQLRNMVQHIQENGVEFEACLVAQCDALIEALNRRKAQLLSRVTKEHEHKLLVVRDQISHCTVKLRQTTGLMEYCLEVIKENDPSGFLQISDALIRRVHMTENQWGKGSLTPRMSSDFDLTLDSGPLLQTIQQLDFVQMKVPAAPILQMEECCTQTNSATLSWKQPPLSTIAVDGYILELDDGNGGQFREVYVGTEMICTVDGLRFNSTYKSRVKAFNSSGVGQYSKTLVMQTSEIAWFTFDSVSAHPDIILSNDNLTVTCNSYDDRVIMGNTGFSRGVHYWEMTIDRYDNHPDPAFGIARADVLKDVMLGKDDKAWAITDGGISKGATVGVLLDFSRGILLFLINDEQQGPVAFNTLEGMYYPAISLNRNVQVTLHSGLPVPDFYTPGESEAAGSVC
- the LOC109111366 gene encoding E3 ubiquitin-protein ligase TRIM9 isoform X1, which translates into the protein MDEMEEELKCPVCGSFFREPIILPCSHNICLACARNILVQTPEAESPQSSRASGSGVSDYDYLELDKMSLYSETDSGYGSYGGFVSAPTTPCQKSPNGVRVFPPTVPPPPLAQHHLLPHTGVLPPVPRNSCLTCPQCHRSLTLDDRGLRGFPKNRVLEGVVDRYQQSKAAALKCQLCEKSPREATVMCEQCDVFYCDPCRLRCHPPRGPLAKHRLVPPAQGRISRRTSPRKISTCTEHELENLSMYCVQCKTPVCYQCLEDGKHSTHEVKALGAMWKLHKGQLSQALNVLSDRATEAKEFLVQLRNMVQHIQENGVEFEACLVAQCDALIEALNRRKAQLLSRVTKEHEHKLLVVRDQISHCTVKLRQTTGLMEYCLEVIKENDPSGFLQISDALIRRVHMTENQWGKGSLTPRMSSDFDLTLDSGPLLQTIQQLDFVQMKVPAAPILQMEECCTQTNSATLSWKQPPLSTIAVDGYILELDDGNGGQFREVYVGTEMICTVDGLRFNSTYKSRVKAFNSSGVGQYSKTLVMQTSEIAWFTFDSVSAHPDIILSNDNLTVTCNSYDDRVIMGNTGFSRGVHYWEMTIDRYDNHPDPAFGIARADVLKDVMLGKDDKAWAMYVDNNRSWFMHNNSHTNRTDGGISKGATVGVLLDFSRGILLFLINDEQQGPVAFNTLEGMYYPAISLNRNVQVTLHSGLPVPDFYTPGESEAAGSVC